In the genome of Phacochoerus africanus isolate WHEZ1 chromosome 10, ROS_Pafr_v1, whole genome shotgun sequence, one region contains:
- the PAQR3 gene encoding progestin and adipoQ receptor family member 3 isoform X2 → MLCSVGYHLFSCHRSEKTCRRWMALDYAGISVGILGCYVSGVFYAFYCNNYWRQVYLITVLAMILAVFFAQIHPNYLTQQWQRLRSVIFCSVSGYGVIPTLHWVWLNGGVGAPIVQDFAPRVLVMYVIAVLAFLFYVSKVPERYFPGQLNYLGSSHQIWHILAVVMLYWWHQSTVYVMQYRHSKPCPDYVSRL, encoded by the exons ATGCTTTGCTCTGTGGGCTATCATCTTTTTTCCTGCCATCGATCAGAGAAAACCTGTCGAAGATGGATGGCACTAGATTATGCAGGAATTTCTGTTGGAATACTGGGCTGCTATGTCTCTGgagtattttatgcattttattgcaATAAT TACTGGCGGCAGGTGTACTTGATCACAGTGCTGGCTATGATCCTGGCGGTGTTCTTTGCGCAGATTCACCCCAATTACCTCACCCAGCAGTGGCAGAGGCTCCGTTCTGTCATCTTTTGTTCTGTTTCGGGATACGGAGTGATCCCTACTCTTCACTGGGTTTGGCTCAATGGAGGCGTCGGGGCTCCTATTGTGCAG GACTTCGCGCCCCGTGTGCTCGTGATGTATGTGATTGCTGTCCTCGCGTTCCTGTTCTACGTCTCCAAGGTTCCGGAAAGGTACTTTCCAG GCCAGCTGAACTACCTCGGATCAAGCCACCAAATATGGCACATCCTTGCGGTCGTGATGTTATACTGGTGGCATCAGTCAACAGTGTATGTCATGCAGTACAGACATAGCAAGCCTTGCCCTGACTACGTGTCGCGTTTGTGA